A stretch of Crossiella cryophila DNA encodes these proteins:
- a CDS encoding type I polyketide synthase, translating to MTSDDKVLSYLKKVTAELHTTRQRLREAEAAVDEPIAIVGMGCRFPGGVASPDDLWDLVQRGGDAITPFPKDRGWDLENLFDPDPDAVGKTYVTEGGFLDGAGDFDAAHFGMSPREAMATDPQQRQLLETAWETFEDAGINPASLRDSDIGVFTGVATNGYSMNADSSLDEYQGYLATGSANSVASGRISYSLGLLGPAVTVDTGCSSSLVAMHWAVQALRAGDCSMALAGGAMVMATPGAFVVFSLQRGMAKDGRCKSFADAADGTSWSEGVGLILLERLSVAQRNGHKVLAVIRGTAVNQDGASNGLTAPSGPAQQRVIRQALASAGLTPTDVDAVEAHGTGTVLGDPIEAQAVIATYGQNRPEDRPLWLGSLKSNIGHTQAAAGVGGVIKMVQALRHGVLPKTLHADEPTSKVDWSAGDVRLLAEAQPWPESDRPRRAGVSSFGVSGTNAHLILEQAPAPEAVEETPEPAGLVSAGGVVPWVLSAAVPAALRAQATRLAEQPDGSLVDIGFTLASSRAVLDHRAVIVAADRAEAVAGLAALVADETSNAVVSGRTVVEGKTVFVFPGQGAQWVGMGADLLKSSPVFAARMAECAAVLDPLTGFSLLEVISTGGDLDRVDVVQPASFAVMVSLAAVWEAAGVKPDAVIGHSQGEIAAACVTGVLSLADAAKVVVLRSQAIAEDLAGRGGMMSVAAAADKIDLSQWAGQLSVAAINGPTATVFAGDVAALAELEARCIAEGYRTRVIPVDYASHSHQVDAIADRLREVLADLTVQPGTVPWWSTVDSQWIEPGTADAEYWLRNLRQTVQFAQAVRSLAEAGFGAFVEASSHPVLTAPIQEALDELELDNTVVTGTLRREDGGATRLLLSLAHLHVHGVTVDWTALFTGAGAQRISLPTYAFQHQHYWLERSGMSGDLTSTGLGNADHPLLGAVAQLPDTGGTLLTGRVARSSHGWLADHIVGDSVLIPGAALVELAIRAGDEVNCPTLRELAIVRPVVLPDDSPVFLQVLVGAADGNGDRDIRIYSRFAGSPQWTENATGTLGADLPAAPAPIATWPPAGAEALSVADQPGMEAAWTKDGEVYAEVRLAENYSKSASRFGLHPALLDAALRASAFAAPQDAGEGMLLPFSWNEVQLHAAGASAARVHLRVTGADTLAITLTDSAGAPVASIGSLMMRTVDPAQLQAASGPAVGGDALFEVRWRQLTAESTSTAVVLGESPLAEALLRGGAVGEPSGSIATLLEARGGHVPEFVLLPVAASVGDLADAARQSVTQTLTAIQDWLTDDRFAEARLVVVTSLAIGTGPEDKLNGIADAGVWGLVRTAQSEYPGRFVLADVDGSDESATALLAALGSGEPQLAVRAGAVTVPRLARAEAAEPSWQWPTEGTVLITGGTGKLGSELARHLVTQHGIRHLILASRTGPDAPGADTLTQELTELGAEVRVAACDIADRTAVKELLNSVPSEAPLTGVVHTAGVVGDNLLPNLTADQLAQVLRPKVDAALVLDELTRDHELTAFVTYSSIAGLTGGPGQGPYSAANAFLDALAYRRRAQGLPATSIAWGLWGGEGGMGGALAEAEWARLRRSGMIPIEPAQGPAMLDAVTAVSTALVVAAPLDLRAVDRDAVPALLRGLVRGTAAGEAVSPAAASSRGAELSAKLGGLSEKEQETLLADLVATECAHLLGYDNHADLDRLRGFVDLGMTSLNGVELRNVLGARTGLRLPAALIFDYANILELARYLRLQLVDSAGEGAAFTELARLEAAVAGSELDEESRTKLVNGLAQLLWTLQDGRAQPGADQHEVGLATASDDEMFALIDEELGLS from the coding sequence ATGACCAGCGACGACAAGGTCCTCTCCTACCTCAAGAAGGTCACCGCCGAGCTGCACACCACCCGGCAGCGGCTGCGGGAGGCCGAGGCGGCGGTCGACGAGCCGATCGCCATCGTCGGCATGGGTTGCCGGTTCCCGGGCGGGGTGGCCTCACCGGATGACCTGTGGGACCTGGTGCAGCGCGGCGGGGACGCGATCACGCCGTTCCCCAAGGACCGCGGCTGGGACCTGGAGAACCTGTTCGACCCGGACCCGGACGCGGTGGGCAAGACCTACGTCACCGAGGGCGGATTCCTCGACGGGGCAGGGGACTTCGACGCCGCGCACTTCGGCATGTCCCCGCGCGAGGCGATGGCCACCGACCCGCAGCAGCGCCAGCTCCTGGAAACCGCGTGGGAGACCTTCGAGGACGCAGGCATCAACCCGGCCTCCTTGCGGGACAGCGACATCGGCGTGTTCACCGGCGTGGCCACCAACGGCTACTCGATGAACGCCGACAGCTCACTCGACGAGTACCAGGGCTACCTGGCCACCGGCAGCGCGAACAGCGTTGCCTCCGGCCGGATCTCCTACTCCCTCGGCCTGCTCGGCCCCGCCGTCACCGTGGACACCGGCTGCTCCTCCTCCCTGGTCGCCATGCACTGGGCCGTGCAGGCCCTGCGCGCGGGGGACTGCTCGATGGCGCTGGCCGGTGGCGCGATGGTGATGGCCACCCCCGGCGCGTTCGTGGTGTTCTCGCTGCAGCGCGGCATGGCCAAGGACGGGCGCTGCAAGTCCTTCGCCGACGCCGCCGACGGCACCAGCTGGTCTGAGGGCGTCGGCCTGATCCTGCTCGAACGCCTCTCCGTGGCCCAGCGCAACGGGCACAAGGTGCTCGCGGTGATCCGCGGCACCGCGGTCAACCAGGACGGCGCCTCCAACGGCCTCACCGCCCCCAGCGGACCGGCCCAGCAGCGGGTGATCCGGCAGGCCCTGGCCTCCGCCGGACTGACCCCGACCGATGTGGACGCGGTGGAGGCGCACGGCACCGGCACGGTGCTCGGCGACCCGATCGAGGCGCAGGCCGTGATCGCCACCTACGGGCAGAACCGGCCCGAGGACCGGCCGCTCTGGCTGGGTTCGCTCAAGTCCAACATCGGCCACACCCAGGCCGCCGCCGGTGTCGGTGGCGTGATCAAGATGGTGCAGGCACTGCGCCACGGTGTGCTGCCCAAGACCCTGCACGCCGACGAGCCGACGTCCAAAGTGGACTGGTCCGCCGGTGATGTCCGGCTGCTGGCCGAAGCCCAGCCCTGGCCCGAATCCGACCGGCCGCGCCGCGCCGGCGTGTCCTCCTTCGGCGTGAGCGGCACCAACGCCCACCTCATCCTGGAACAGGCCCCGGCACCCGAAGCCGTGGAGGAAACCCCCGAGCCCGCCGGACTGGTCTCCGCCGGTGGTGTGGTGCCGTGGGTGCTCTCCGCCGCGGTCCCGGCCGCGCTGCGCGCCCAGGCCACCCGGCTCGCCGAACAGCCCGACGGCAGCCTGGTCGACATCGGGTTCACCCTGGCCAGCTCCCGCGCCGTGCTGGACCACCGCGCGGTCATCGTCGCCGCCGACCGCGCCGAAGCCGTTGCGGGACTTGCGGCCCTGGTGGCCGACGAGACCTCCAACGCCGTGGTGAGTGGCCGGACCGTGGTCGAGGGCAAGACCGTCTTCGTCTTCCCCGGCCAGGGCGCGCAGTGGGTTGGCATGGGCGCCGACCTGCTCAAGTCCTCGCCGGTCTTCGCCGCCCGGATGGCCGAGTGCGCGGCCGTGCTGGACCCGCTGACCGGTTTCTCTTTGCTGGAAGTCATTTCGACCGGCGGTGACCTGGACCGGGTCGACGTCGTGCAGCCCGCCTCCTTCGCCGTGATGGTCTCCCTGGCCGCCGTCTGGGAGGCCGCGGGCGTCAAGCCGGACGCGGTGATCGGGCACTCCCAGGGCGAGATCGCCGCCGCCTGCGTCACCGGCGTGCTCTCCCTGGCCGACGCGGCCAAGGTCGTGGTGCTGCGCAGCCAGGCCATCGCCGAGGACCTGGCCGGACGCGGCGGCATGATGTCCGTCGCCGCGGCCGCCGACAAGATCGACCTCAGCCAGTGGGCCGGGCAGCTCTCGGTCGCCGCGATCAACGGCCCGACCGCCACCGTGTTCGCCGGTGACGTCGCCGCACTGGCCGAGCTGGAAGCCCGCTGCATCGCGGAGGGCTACCGGACCCGGGTCATCCCGGTGGACTACGCCTCGCACAGCCACCAGGTGGACGCCATCGCCGACCGCCTCCGCGAGGTCCTCGCCGACCTCACCGTGCAACCCGGCACCGTGCCCTGGTGGTCCACTGTGGACAGTCAGTGGATCGAGCCGGGCACCGCCGACGCCGAGTACTGGCTGCGCAACCTGCGCCAGACCGTGCAGTTCGCGCAGGCCGTGCGTTCGCTGGCCGAGGCAGGGTTCGGCGCGTTCGTGGAGGCCAGCAGCCACCCGGTGCTCACCGCGCCGATCCAGGAGGCCCTTGACGAGCTGGAACTGGACAACACCGTGGTCACCGGCACCCTGCGCCGTGAGGACGGCGGTGCCACCCGGCTGCTGCTCAGCCTGGCCCACCTGCACGTGCACGGCGTCACCGTGGACTGGACCGCGCTGTTCACCGGCGCGGGCGCGCAGCGGATCTCGTTGCCCACCTACGCCTTCCAGCACCAGCACTACTGGCTGGAGCGCAGCGGCATGTCCGGCGACCTGACCAGCACCGGACTCGGCAACGCCGACCACCCGCTGCTCGGCGCGGTCGCCCAGCTGCCCGACACCGGCGGCACCCTGCTCACCGGCCGCGTGGCCCGCTCCAGCCACGGCTGGCTGGCCGACCACATCGTCGGCGACTCGGTGCTCATCCCGGGCGCGGCCCTGGTCGAACTCGCCATCCGCGCCGGTGACGAGGTCAACTGCCCGACCCTGCGCGAACTGGCCATCGTCCGCCCGGTGGTGCTGCCCGACGACAGCCCGGTGTTCCTCCAGGTCCTGGTCGGCGCGGCCGACGGCAACGGGGACCGGGACATCCGGATCTACTCCCGGTTCGCCGGTAGTCCACAGTGGACGGAGAACGCCACCGGCACCCTGGGCGCCGACCTGCCTGCCGCCCCTGCCCCGATCGCCACCTGGCCGCCCGCGGGCGCCGAAGCGCTGTCGGTCGCGGACCAGCCCGGCATGGAGGCCGCCTGGACCAAGGACGGCGAGGTCTACGCCGAGGTCCGGCTGGCCGAGAACTACAGCAAGTCCGCCAGCCGCTTCGGCCTGCACCCCGCGCTGCTGGACGCCGCACTGCGGGCCAGCGCGTTCGCCGCCCCGCAGGACGCGGGCGAGGGCATGCTGCTGCCGTTCTCCTGGAACGAGGTCCAGCTGCACGCCGCGGGCGCGAGCGCGGCCCGGGTGCACCTGCGGGTCACCGGCGCGGACACCCTGGCCATCACCCTCACCGACTCCGCGGGCGCACCCGTGGCCAGCATCGGCTCGCTGATGATGCGCACCGTGGACCCGGCCCAGCTCCAGGCTGCCAGCGGCCCGGCCGTGGGCGGGGACGCGTTGTTCGAGGTGCGCTGGCGGCAGTTGACCGCGGAGAGCACCAGCACCGCCGTGGTCCTGGGCGAGAGCCCCCTGGCCGAGGCGCTGCTGCGTGGTGGCGCGGTCGGCGAACCCTCCGGCAGCATCGCCACCCTCCTGGAAGCCCGCGGCGGGCACGTGCCCGAGTTCGTGCTGCTGCCGGTGGCCGCCAGTGTCGGCGATCTCGCGGACGCGGCCCGGCAGTCGGTCACCCAGACCCTCACCGCCATCCAGGACTGGCTCACCGACGACCGGTTCGCCGAGGCCCGCCTGGTCGTGGTGACCTCGCTGGCCATCGGCACCGGCCCCGAGGACAAGCTCAACGGCATCGCCGACGCGGGCGTGTGGGGCCTGGTCCGCACCGCCCAGTCGGAGTACCCGGGCCGGTTCGTGCTCGCCGACGTCGACGGTTCTGACGAGTCCGCGACCGCGTTGCTGGCCGCCCTGGGCAGTGGGGAACCGCAGCTCGCCGTGCGTGCGGGTGCGGTCACCGTGCCGCGCCTGGCCCGCGCCGAGGCCGCCGAGCCGAGCTGGCAGTGGCCCACCGAGGGCACCGTGCTGATCACCGGCGGCACCGGCAAGCTCGGCAGCGAACTCGCCCGGCACCTGGTCACCCAGCACGGCATCCGGCACCTGATCCTGGCCAGCCGCACCGGCCCCGACGCCCCCGGCGCGGACACGCTCACCCAGGAGCTGACCGAACTGGGCGCGGAGGTCCGGGTGGCCGCCTGCGACATCGCCGACCGCACCGCGGTCAAGGAACTGCTCAACTCCGTGCCGTCCGAGGCCCCGCTGACCGGCGTGGTGCACACCGCGGGCGTGGTGGGCGACAACCTGCTGCCCAACCTCACCGCGGATCAACTCGCCCAGGTGCTGCGCCCCAAGGTGGACGCCGCCCTGGTCCTGGACGAGCTGACCCGCGACCACGAGCTGACCGCCTTCGTCACCTACTCCTCCATCGCCGGACTCACCGGCGGCCCCGGCCAGGGCCCCTACAGCGCCGCCAACGCCTTCCTGGACGCCCTGGCCTACCGCAGGCGCGCCCAGGGCCTGCCTGCCACCTCGATCGCCTGGGGCCTCTGGGGCGGCGAGGGCGGCATGGGCGGGGCACTGGCCGAAGCCGAGTGGGCCCGGCTGCGCCGCTCCGGCATGATCCCGATCGAACCCGCGCAGGGACCCGCGATGCTGGACGCGGTCACCGCCGTGTCCACCGCCCTGGTCGTGGCCGCGCCACTGGACCTGCGCGCGGTGGACCGGGACGCCGTGCCCGCACTCCTGCGTGGCCTGGTCCGCGGCACGGCCGCCGGTGAGGCCGTCAGCCCCGCCGCGGCCAGCAGCCGTGGCGCCGAGCTGAGCGCGAAGCTGGGCGGGCTCAGCGAGAAGGAGCAGGAGACCCTGCTCGCGGATCTGGTCGCCACCGAGTGCGCGCACCTGCTCGGCTACGACAACCACGCCGACCTGGACCGGCTGCGCGGCTTCGTCGACCTCGGCATGACCTCGCTCAACGGGGTCGAGCTGCGCAACGTGCTCGGCGCCCGCACCGGCCTGCGCCTGCCCGCCGCGCTGATCTTCGACTACGCCAACATCCTCGAACTCGCCCGCTACCTGCGACTTCAGCTCGTGGACAGCGCGGGCGAGGGGGCCGCGTTCACCGAACTGGCCCGCCTGGAGGCCGCCGTGGCCGGCTCCGAACTGGACGAGGAGTCGCGGACAAAACTGGTAAATGGCTTGGCTCAACTCCTGTGGACTCTTCAGGACGGCCGCGCCCAGCCGGGAGCGGATCAGCACGAGGTCGGCCTCGCCACGGCGAGTGACGACGAGATGTTCGCTCTGATCGACGAGGAGCTGGGGCTGAGCTGA